One segment of Herbaspirillum hiltneri N3 DNA contains the following:
- a CDS encoding phosphoribosyltransferase, producing the protein MGIIMLDLTRDQPPEWMQFARTAHVQWQEIDAMIERTHATVRAHSTLLVAILRAGSPIAALLARKTGLPLDYLLCSRSNPAPSFIGGEGRAPRGHDILLIDDVCGSGWTFERAKAYCEALGNRVRTYSVYRCEGTEMYRPDYSMSMDAGTYLRWPWEYQRESEMPLTQETQIA; encoded by the coding sequence ATGGGCATCATCATGCTTGACCTGACGCGGGACCAGCCGCCCGAATGGATGCAGTTTGCGCGGACCGCGCATGTCCAGTGGCAGGAAATCGACGCCATGATCGAGCGTACGCATGCAACGGTGAGAGCGCACAGCACCTTACTGGTGGCGATCTTGCGTGCCGGCAGTCCGATCGCCGCCTTGTTGGCGCGCAAGACCGGGCTGCCGTTGGATTACCTCTTGTGCAGCCGGAGCAATCCTGCTCCCAGCTTCATTGGCGGGGAGGGGCGAGCACCGCGCGGACACGATATCCTGCTGATCGACGATGTCTGCGGCAGCGGTTGGACGTTCGAGAGAGCCAAAGCATATTGTGAAGCGTTGGGCAATCGGGTCAGAACCTACAGCGTCTATCGTTGCGAAGGCACCGAGATGTACCGCCCTGACTACAGCATGAGCATGGACGCCGGCACCTATTTACGTTGGCCCTGGGAATACCAGAGGGAGTCGGAAATGCCCTTGACGCAAGAAACGCAGATCGCTTGA
- a CDS encoding CesT family type III secretion system chaperone, producing MSKEMFVELANGFCRLANLAEPERLMAGHPIQMDGVDFYLGYDEDAEPDHVVVYCDFGPPPQDRLLKAYEVLLEFNLAMYGSHSPAFMLSPSKAVTLGYHYRLGEVDPEQLIHLMNSLVDQAKQWRLHHFLDAA from the coding sequence ATGTCCAAAGAGATGTTCGTTGAACTTGCCAACGGTTTTTGCCGGTTGGCCAATCTGGCCGAGCCGGAGCGACTCATGGCAGGCCACCCCATCCAGATGGACGGGGTGGATTTTTATCTCGGTTACGACGAGGACGCGGAACCCGACCACGTTGTCGTTTACTGCGATTTCGGCCCGCCGCCGCAAGACCGGTTGCTGAAGGCCTATGAGGTACTGTTGGAATTCAACCTGGCGATGTACGGCAGTCATTCGCCGGCCTTCATGTTGTCGCCGTCGAAGGCGGTGACGCTGGGGTATCACTATCGCCTCGGCGAAGTCGATCCGGAACAACTGATCCATCTGATGAACAGTCTGGTCGACCAGGCTAAGCAATGGCGTCTGCATCACTTTCTGGATGCGGCCTGA
- a CDS encoding CesT family type III secretion system chaperone has protein sequence MENHIFRSFVDAIAALANVPRPVGQRDHARLELDGVIFTLMEGSGLDAGTVAYLCDFGALPDTPDRAEILQCLLECNLLMFGVDTPAFAVNSETDHVMLTGRARLAGIDARKLLAAFVHFSAQARRWQKTYFLDGRRKVRSKTQHRLLAASEN, from the coding sequence ATGGAGAACCACATCTTCCGCAGCTTCGTGGACGCCATCGCCGCGCTGGCGAACGTTCCTCGCCCCGTCGGACAACGTGACCACGCCCGGCTGGAACTGGACGGTGTCATCTTCACGTTGATGGAGGGGTCGGGACTGGACGCCGGCACCGTGGCGTACTTGTGCGACTTCGGCGCGCTTCCCGACACGCCCGACCGCGCCGAGATCCTGCAGTGCCTGCTCGAGTGCAATCTATTGATGTTCGGCGTCGACACGCCCGCGTTCGCAGTCAATTCTGAGACCGATCACGTCATGCTGACAGGCCGGGCCAGGCTGGCGGGCATCGATGCGCGGAAATTGCTGGCGGCCTTCGTGCATTTTTCGGCACAGGCCAGGCGATGGCAGAAGACATATTTCCTTGATGGGAGGCGCAAGGTGCGCTCGAAGACGCAGCATCGTTTGCTTGCCGCCTCGGAAAACTGA
- a CDS encoding type IV pilus twitching motility protein PilT — protein MSNNPFRTRDLQQEILSLMKARQAFSDIHIEQNEIIMIKTPRGWIPVGERAVTIADMRPLLTAIDDDWEDKIVDKALDCPHVLEDWRLRCNIYRMERGNRVAVSMRRFPLQPLTLEQTGLPVYVRTMMEATKGIILITGPTGAGKTTTIAAMLDYINTTRQGHIVTIEEPIEYELRRKQSIISQKEVPTDTASFSSGLREALRQKPDVLMVGEIRDFDTADTVLHAGESGHLVLATLHTSSAVRAITKLLSFFPQDQRNQRAATLADSLVGVIFQSLLPSEDGENHVMASEMVFNTYQQISPYMLDASKMHLIAEFMKRKEDNMSRNLNEVLLQLATKKSISARDALRVAYNRLELHDMLNSKR, from the coding sequence ATGTCAAACAATCCCTTTCGGACGCGCGACCTCCAGCAAGAAATCCTTTCGCTGATGAAGGCGCGCCAAGCCTTTTCCGACATCCATATCGAGCAAAATGAAATCATCATGATCAAAACTCCCCGCGGATGGATCCCGGTCGGGGAGCGGGCGGTCACGATCGCGGACATGCGGCCCTTGCTCACCGCCATCGACGACGACTGGGAAGACAAGATCGTCGACAAGGCGCTGGATTGCCCTCATGTACTGGAAGACTGGCGGTTGCGCTGCAACATCTACCGGATGGAGCGCGGCAATCGGGTGGCGGTGTCGATGCGGCGTTTCCCCTTGCAGCCGCTCACGTTGGAGCAAACCGGTCTGCCGGTCTATGTCAGGACCATGATGGAAGCCACCAAAGGCATCATCCTGATCACCGGACCGACCGGCGCCGGAAAGACCACCACCATTGCCGCCATGCTCGATTACATCAACACCACGCGGCAAGGGCATATCGTCACCATAGAAGAGCCGATCGAATACGAACTGCGTCGCAAGCAGTCAATCATTTCCCAGAAAGAAGTGCCGACCGACACTGCCAGTTTTTCCAGCGGCCTGCGCGAAGCCCTCCGTCAAAAGCCGGACGTGCTCATGGTCGGTGAAATACGCGATTTCGACACGGCGGACACCGTACTGCACGCCGGCGAGTCGGGACATCTTGTGTTGGCAACCTTACATACCAGCAGCGCCGTTCGCGCCATCACCAAGTTGCTGAGTTTCTTTCCGCAAGACCAGCGCAACCAGCGCGCTGCAACGCTGGCCGATTCGCTGGTCGGCGTCATATTCCAAAGCCTCCTGCCTTCGGAGGACGGGGAGAACCACGTCATGGCAAGCGAAATGGTATTCAACACCTATCAACAGATATCGCCGTATATGCTAGACGCCAGCAAGATGCACCTGATCGCCGAATTCATGAAGCGCAAAGAAGACAATATGTCGCGCAACCTGAACGAAGTCCTGCTGCAATTGGCGACAAAGAAGTCCATCAGCGCACGCGATGCCTTGCGGGTGGCCTATAACAGGCTGGAACTGCATGACATGCTTAACAGCAAACGATAA
- a CDS encoding response regulator transcription factor, translating to MKIACYIRNIFALEQVQTCLQRSGFESIHFDSEISLLRTLKRHAFDIVVIDIANAASEGDSIFSWLNVRTERIPTLILSPLRTAELVAQAIDKGADDFLLRPFESIELILRINTLIRRCISSGVPRTVEFAGFSLDCDTAQFSFRGKPIALTTREFCMAWLFFSSPGRSISREALGNAIGNPENEVPGRIIEQHICSLRKKLVVDDRQVVMIRTACSHGYRLELCSGNDAANS from the coding sequence ATGAAAATTGCCTGTTACATCCGCAACATCTTTGCCTTGGAACAAGTACAGACCTGCTTGCAACGGTCAGGCTTTGAATCAATTCATTTCGATTCCGAAATCTCGCTCTTGCGCACCCTGAAACGACATGCCTTTGATATTGTCGTCATCGACATTGCCAACGCTGCATCCGAGGGCGACAGCATTTTTTCCTGGCTCAACGTCCGCACCGAGCGCATACCGACATTGATATTGTCCCCGCTGCGCACCGCAGAGCTGGTGGCGCAAGCGATCGACAAAGGCGCAGACGACTTCCTGCTGCGGCCTTTCGAGTCGATCGAACTGATCCTCCGCATCAATACGCTGATACGGCGCTGCATCTCTTCCGGCGTACCTCGCACCGTCGAATTTGCCGGATTCTCGCTCGACTGCGATACGGCGCAATTCAGCTTCCGGGGCAAGCCGATTGCTCTGACCACCCGCGAGTTCTGCATGGCCTGGCTGTTCTTTTCCTCACCAGGGAGGTCTATTTCACGCGAGGCCCTCGGAAACGCGATCGGTAATCCAGAAAACGAAGTCCCCGGCAGAATCATCGAGCAGCACATCTGCAGCCTGCGCAAGAAACTCGTCGTCGACGACCGCCAGGTCGTCATGATCCGTACCGCCTGCAGCCACGGCTATCGGCTGGAGCTTTGCAGCGGCAACGACGCAGCGAACTCGTGA
- a CDS encoding lytic transglycosylase domain-containing protein — protein sequence MLTAASLCFCVPASACWEEVAAWYGVNVHLLYAIAKTESNLNPVAMNRNKNGSYDIGLMQINSSWLPTLKKYGVDEKTLKDPCINLQVGAWILSQNMQRLGTTWEAVGAYNAHNPQLRLKYARKVYRNIPTEVLAGR from the coding sequence ATGCTGACGGCCGCTTCACTGTGCTTCTGCGTGCCGGCCAGCGCTTGCTGGGAAGAGGTGGCGGCCTGGTATGGCGTGAACGTCCATCTCTTGTATGCGATCGCCAAGACGGAGTCGAACCTCAACCCCGTGGCGATGAACCGGAACAAGAACGGCTCGTACGATATCGGCCTGATGCAGATCAACAGCAGCTGGCTGCCGACGTTGAAGAAATACGGCGTCGACGAGAAGACCTTGAAGGATCCTTGCATCAATCTGCAAGTGGGTGCGTGGATCCTGTCGCAGAACATGCAAAGGCTCGGAACCACCTGGGAAGCGGTCGGTGCTTACAACGCACACAATCCTCAATTGCGCCTGAAGTATGCGCGTAAGGTATACCGGAACATCCCGACCGAGGTATTGGCCGGACGTTGA
- the pilV gene encoding shufflon system plasmid conjugative transfer pilus tip adhesin PilV, with product MIELLGALAIGTMILLGLSTMMDGSVDDMKGQQAGYYQSQVAAAAEKYISANAATLQGLTPTAASVATVSLAQLKTGRFLPGGMAATNVYRQTPCVLVRQPDPAGAPGKFDVLVVTTGGGVIPEKDLPAAAMNAGPGGGYISTGDTANAKGATWSLNTSAYRSTACPSASALSGGAADGGHLVSNLFTDGSGMLSTDYLYRNAVPGHPELNRMNTPIRMANAALVSNGASCLNASGVAEPGVALDSGTRALLTCSSGGVWSSYSQWKEPVSTYASLPSGSVGDVRMVTSLARAFMYDGSSWRPLAIDQDGNFDVPGRITTTTLDASQDITARRVAASQNISAGGTITASGDISSGGSMWAGYDVNAVHAVNSFDVNASHNVVAQGVQALRWMESEAITIFTVMTPGTPCHYLQYDPIDATSYINYPMGTIVMDANYRPLICGADKTMRYANGTYSP from the coding sequence ATGATCGAATTGTTGGGCGCGCTGGCGATCGGCACGATGATCCTGCTGGGACTGTCGACGATGATGGATGGTTCGGTGGACGACATGAAGGGCCAGCAGGCCGGTTACTACCAGTCGCAAGTGGCGGCCGCCGCGGAAAAATACATCAGCGCCAATGCCGCGACGCTGCAAGGCCTGACGCCAACGGCAGCGTCCGTGGCGACGGTATCGCTGGCGCAACTGAAGACCGGCAGGTTCCTGCCCGGCGGCATGGCGGCCACCAATGTTTACCGGCAGACGCCTTGCGTGCTGGTGCGTCAGCCCGATCCTGCAGGCGCTCCCGGCAAATTCGACGTGCTGGTGGTGACCACCGGCGGCGGCGTCATTCCCGAAAAAGACCTGCCTGCGGCGGCGATGAATGCCGGCCCGGGAGGCGGCTATATCAGCACCGGCGATACTGCCAATGCCAAGGGCGCCACCTGGAGCCTCAACACCTCGGCGTATCGTTCCACCGCTTGTCCCAGCGCCAGCGCGTTGTCCGGCGGCGCGGCCGACGGCGGCCACCTGGTATCGAACCTGTTTACAGACGGCAGCGGCATGTTGTCGACCGACTACCTTTATCGCAACGCGGTGCCAGGCCATCCCGAGCTGAACCGGATGAACACGCCGATCCGCATGGCCAACGCCGCGCTGGTCTCCAATGGCGCATCGTGTCTCAACGCCAGCGGAGTGGCGGAACCAGGCGTCGCTCTGGACAGCGGCACGCGCGCGCTGTTGACCTGCTCGAGCGGAGGCGTCTGGTCGAGCTACTCGCAATGGAAGGAGCCGGTATCTACCTATGCGTCGTTGCCTTCGGGTTCGGTGGGCGACGTGCGAATGGTGACGTCGCTGGCGCGGGCGTTCATGTACGACGGTTCTTCTTGGCGTCCGCTGGCGATCGATCAGGACGGCAACTTCGATGTGCCCGGGCGCATCACGACGACCACCCTGGATGCCTCGCAAGACATCACGGCGCGGCGCGTCGCGGCGTCGCAAAATATCAGCGCCGGTGGAACTATCACCGCCTCCGGAGACATTAGTTCAGGAGGGTCCATGTGGGCGGGTTACGACGTCAACGCCGTGCACGCCGTCAACAGCTTCGACGTCAATGCCAGCCACAACGTGGTGGCGCAAGGCGTCCAGGCACTCCGTTGGATGGAGAGCGAGGCCATTACGATTTTTACCGTCATGACGCCCGGAACTCCTTGCCACTACCTTCAATACGATCCGATCGATGCAACGTCCTATATCAACTACCCGATGGGCACGATCGTCATGGATGCGAATTACCGGCCGCTCATTTGCGGCGCGGACAAGACAATGAGATATGCAAATGGTACTTATAGCCCTTAA
- a CDS encoding type 4 pilus major pilin, with product MKRIPALSLKNSPLRNDSKLARQRGASLLEGIAYLGIAALVVLGAVSLLTGAFSSAKSNQANEEVIALRTAIRKLYIGQVYPADIMPGLVAANAVPGTLIKAADGTVTNSWGGAVTASADSSSNGFNLVYQAVPQDVCVNMLSGANGWVSIAGTTTITTFPVTTSAATGTCTVTTNAGNTLTFKGV from the coding sequence ATGAAACGTATACCTGCTTTGAGCCTGAAGAATTCTCCTTTGCGCAACGACAGCAAGCTGGCGCGCCAGCGCGGCGCCTCGCTGCTGGAAGGCATCGCCTACCTCGGCATCGCGGCGCTGGTGGTGCTGGGTGCGGTGTCGTTGCTGACAGGCGCTTTCAGCAGCGCCAAGTCCAACCAGGCCAATGAAGAAGTCATCGCCCTCAGAACTGCAATCCGCAAGTTGTATATCGGCCAGGTTTATCCCGCCGACATCATGCCCGGACTGGTGGCGGCCAACGCCGTGCCGGGTACCCTGATCAAGGCGGCGGACGGTACCGTCACCAACAGCTGGGGCGGCGCGGTGACGGCCAGCGCCGATTCGTCCAGCAACGGCTTCAACCTCGTGTACCAGGCGGTGCCGCAAGACGTCTGCGTCAACATGCTGAGCGGTGCCAACGGCTGGGTCTCGATCGCCGGCACCACGACGATCACCACCTTCCCCGTGACCACTTCGGCGGCGACGGGGACCTGCACGGTTACCACCAACGCCGGAAATACGCTGACCTTCAAGGGCGTCTGA
- a CDS encoding type II secretion system F family protein, which translates to MLPDINRWWARTQFIDTVRLRLYRKIAKMLSNGLPLLKILEELHARASEQGKKSKEPLAIILDDCRRTVQNGRLLSEGLEPWVPKSEQMILMAGEQSGRLETALLSVVTVVQAGKKINSVILGGIAYPITVLCLTAVYIYLFGTQVIPQFTRMIDPTTWHGPARSLYLMSEWVQQWMLVSIAGVVALFVLLILSMPRWRGSLRIFADRYPPYSIYRLKEGSSFLMAFAALQSAGVTVEKALMRLADMAHPWLRERLAGALLGVRSGLNCGEALRNAGYEFPSREVIDDLCVYAEYRGFAEALKLMADEWMEEGVEIISLRMKLLNGISIVVLAVVIGWLVTGFFGIQQEIAAITRSVH; encoded by the coding sequence ATGCTACCTGACATCAACCGCTGGTGGGCCAGGACGCAATTCATCGATACGGTACGCCTACGCCTGTATCGCAAGATCGCCAAAATGCTGTCGAACGGACTGCCCTTGCTGAAAATACTGGAGGAGCTGCATGCACGCGCTTCGGAGCAGGGCAAGAAGTCCAAGGAGCCGTTGGCGATTATCCTCGACGATTGCCGCCGCACGGTGCAGAACGGCCGCTTGCTGTCGGAAGGACTGGAACCCTGGGTGCCGAAGTCCGAGCAGATGATCCTGATGGCCGGGGAGCAATCCGGCCGACTCGAGACGGCGTTGCTGTCGGTGGTCACGGTGGTGCAGGCCGGTAAGAAGATCAACAGCGTGATCCTCGGCGGCATTGCGTATCCCATCACGGTGCTGTGCCTGACGGCGGTCTACATTTATCTGTTCGGCACGCAGGTGATCCCGCAATTTACCCGCATGATCGATCCGACCACCTGGCACGGTCCCGCCAGGTCGTTGTACCTGATGTCCGAATGGGTGCAGCAATGGATGCTGGTGTCGATCGCCGGGGTGGTAGCGTTGTTTGTCCTGCTGATCCTGTCGATGCCGCGCTGGCGCGGCAGCTTGCGCATCTTCGCGGACCGTTATCCGCCATATTCGATCTACCGGTTGAAGGAAGGAAGCAGCTTCCTGATGGCGTTCGCAGCGCTGCAGTCGGCCGGCGTGACGGTAGAGAAAGCACTGATGCGCCTGGCCGACATGGCGCATCCGTGGCTGCGCGAACGGCTGGCGGGCGCCTTGCTGGGCGTGCGTTCCGGCCTGAACTGCGGCGAGGCGCTGCGCAATGCGGGATATGAGTTTCCTTCCCGTGAGGTCATCGACGATCTTTGCGTCTATGCCGAATACAGAGGATTCGCCGAGGCCCTGAAACTGATGGCGGATGAATGGATGGAAGAGGGGGTGGAAATCATATCGCTGAGGATGAAGCTGCTGAACGGAATTTCCATCGTCGTGCTGGCGGTGGTCATAGGCTGGCTGGTTACCGGATTTTTCGGCATCCAGCAGGAAATTGCTGCCATCACGCGCAGCGTTCATTGA
- a CDS encoding GspE/PulE family protein yields the protein MKLRIARHNEQTQQHTYNMSFADINDVSSADILSNTGAFEASEEERKLLCLLADGRLLVVAGQNLNPHVMSYQGRLERMGRKHHVVFTSVEVISRINQNSNSSVADRHQEHSMMQVTAKDLLTKAWRARASDVHIRVRKNCTEIYFRIHNDLVPVGGQTREYGERLLATMYGAMTSVSDSSYKPTERQDASIADRDKLPPGLYGVRIATVPTNEGSVMVLRLLYNDAGENTDLRPLGFSDAHAAALQHLKEQPVGINIISGPTGSGKSTTLQRILTGEIIEAGGKMHVLTIEDPVEYPIEGAVQTAVTNAGTEEERSRLFAAAISNAMRLDPDTIMIGEVRDKASAQNALRASMTGHQVWTTVHANSALAIMDRLTDLGLPPNLTADYTVVTGLISQRLVKTLCQDCRLPLATHQDQLPPAVLARVKQAVSPALEGVCILGPGCPTCGHHGTIGRTVVAEIIIPDDEFFRYVRLGEKTLATNYWLRELGGRTMLDHAIEKVAAGLIDPRMAEKVVGYFSTAAQLPAPALHVVEGGNAT from the coding sequence ATGAAACTGCGCATCGCGAGGCATAACGAGCAGACGCAGCAGCATACCTACAACATGTCGTTCGCCGACATCAACGATGTCAGCAGCGCCGACATCCTCAGCAACACCGGCGCATTCGAAGCCAGCGAGGAGGAGCGAAAGCTGCTGTGCCTGCTGGCTGACGGCAGGCTACTGGTAGTGGCGGGGCAAAACCTGAATCCGCACGTGATGTCCTATCAGGGCCGGCTGGAACGCATGGGGCGCAAGCACCATGTGGTGTTCACCTCGGTCGAGGTAATCAGTCGCATCAACCAGAACAGCAATTCATCTGTGGCGGACCGTCATCAGGAACATTCGATGATGCAGGTCACGGCCAAGGACCTCTTGACTAAGGCTTGGCGTGCCCGTGCTTCCGACGTGCATATCCGGGTACGGAAGAACTGCACCGAAATCTACTTCCGCATCCACAACGACCTGGTGCCCGTTGGCGGCCAGACGCGTGAATACGGCGAACGGCTGCTGGCTACAATGTACGGCGCCATGACGTCGGTCTCTGACAGCTCCTACAAGCCGACCGAGCGACAGGACGCCAGCATCGCCGACCGCGACAAATTACCGCCGGGATTGTATGGCGTACGCATCGCCACGGTGCCGACCAACGAGGGCAGCGTGATGGTGCTGCGCCTGCTGTACAACGACGCCGGCGAAAACACAGATCTGCGGCCCCTCGGCTTTTCCGATGCGCACGCGGCCGCCCTGCAACACCTCAAGGAGCAGCCGGTCGGAATCAACATCATCAGCGGACCGACCGGCTCGGGCAAATCGACCACGCTGCAACGTATCCTGACCGGCGAGATCATCGAGGCCGGCGGCAAAATGCACGTGCTGACGATCGAAGATCCGGTGGAATACCCGATCGAGGGTGCGGTGCAGACCGCCGTCACCAACGCCGGTACAGAAGAGGAGCGTTCGCGCCTGTTCGCCGCCGCGATCTCCAACGCCATGCGGCTCGATCCCGACACCATCATGATCGGCGAGGTGCGCGACAAGGCGTCGGCGCAAAACGCCCTGCGGGCCTCCATGACCGGTCACCAGGTGTGGACCACGGTGCACGCCAACAGCGCGCTGGCCATCATGGACCGGCTGACGGACCTGGGCCTGCCGCCCAACCTGACGGCAGACTATACGGTCGTGACCGGGCTGATCAGCCAGCGCCTGGTGAAGACCTTGTGCCAGGACTGCCGGCTGCCGCTGGCGACGCACCAGGACCAGCTGCCGCCAGCTGTGCTGGCGCGCGTCAAGCAAGCGGTCTCGCCTGCGCTGGAGGGAGTATGCATACTCGGCCCCGGCTGTCCGACCTGCGGGCATCACGGCACCATCGGCCGCACCGTGGTGGCGGAAATAATCATCCCCGACGACGAGTTTTTCCGTTATGTGCGCCTGGGCGAGAAGACGCTGGCCACCAACTACTGGCTGCGCGAGCTGGGCGGCCGCACCATGCTGGACCACGCTATCGAGAAAGTCGCGGCCGGCCTGATCGATCCGCGCATGGCGGAGAAGGTGGTGGGCTATTTCAGCACCGCTGCCCAGCTGCCGGCGCCGGCCTTGCATGTGGTGGAGGGCGGCAATGCTACCTGA
- the pilP gene encoding type IV pilus biogenesis protein PilP, translating to MQNKLVIPFAIWVGLAGAGARAESTSDSLTRIEAETLVLKAREKQLEVQANIVGKQNEIAAKQSITSAITQTTVVGDPVIRAIEGIGSRMFATLQLSDGSIVDVQQGDTLATGMKIVSIGPREVVAQSKNNQRVRLATYSQVNNGFNPSFPGPGLSLPAPQLRGAAR from the coding sequence ATGCAAAATAAACTGGTGATCCCATTCGCAATATGGGTCGGGTTGGCGGGGGCCGGCGCGCGCGCCGAAAGCACGTCGGACAGCTTGACGAGAATCGAGGCGGAGACGCTGGTGCTCAAGGCGCGAGAGAAACAGCTGGAGGTGCAGGCCAATATCGTCGGCAAGCAGAACGAGATCGCGGCCAAGCAAAGCATCACTTCGGCCATCACCCAGACCACCGTGGTTGGTGATCCGGTGATCCGCGCCATCGAGGGTATCGGCAGCCGCATGTTCGCCACGCTGCAGCTGAGCGACGGCAGCATCGTCGATGTTCAGCAAGGCGACACGCTTGCGACCGGTATGAAGATCGTATCGATCGGACCGCGCGAGGTGGTGGCGCAATCGAAGAACAATCAGCGCGTCCGCCTGGCGACCTACAGCCAGGTCAACAACGGTTTCAATCCGAGCTTCCCCGGCCCAGGCTTGTCCTTGCCTGCGCCGCAGCTGCGGGGAGCGGCAAGATGA
- the pilO2 gene encoding type 4b pilus protein PilO2 has protein sequence MALHITQIEKHKFVCGLFWQSLSRPRELAREAADLGRKIDSDLMVIRMDHSTAQAGFAQSKEGVRRGMFSLAAVVSKTLALEGAFYDGEQQPVHNWLGAFELPDGMWAYFAVRDANFLPNGDFAGPRQEVMERLQSDYAMGGWNVIIGDSTLADLDFHNFNARDIRSFIPHRKDGSIRVHAWWGLRQIDGTPAWAKAMAAATVAGLVAVGGMYGYRYYQQKQEEQARDRAIAAARENMLREQSAASRPWTGKPVPLALVRSCHAHFGHITAGGWLLDSYSCTADQQSYAWSRGNSTVAMLHEQVPGALVDPSGDKATYVKALKTQAGVNDALVEQRSLLESIVSPLQLMGLSARIAEIDPRKGQATPQAGAGGQAGQWRPSWKSFSFMLNAHGVEPEAIASILARPGVRIEKLTYRGSEWLLEGTIYAK, from the coding sequence ATGGCATTGCACATCACCCAGATAGAGAAGCACAAGTTCGTATGCGGTCTGTTCTGGCAGTCGCTGTCCCGTCCGCGCGAGCTGGCCAGGGAGGCGGCCGACCTTGGCCGCAAGATCGACTCCGACCTGATGGTCATCCGCATGGACCATTCAACCGCCCAGGCCGGTTTTGCACAGAGCAAGGAGGGCGTGCGCAGAGGCATGTTCTCTCTCGCTGCGGTCGTTTCCAAGACGCTGGCGCTGGAAGGCGCCTTCTACGACGGCGAACAGCAGCCGGTGCATAACTGGCTGGGCGCCTTCGAACTGCCGGACGGAATGTGGGCGTATTTTGCGGTGCGCGACGCCAATTTCCTGCCCAACGGCGATTTCGCCGGTCCGCGCCAGGAGGTGATGGAGCGCTTGCAAAGCGACTATGCGATGGGAGGCTGGAACGTCATCATCGGCGACAGCACGCTGGCCGATCTCGATTTCCACAATTTCAACGCGCGCGATATCCGGAGCTTCATCCCGCATCGCAAGGATGGTTCGATCCGGGTGCATGCCTGGTGGGGACTGCGTCAGATCGACGGCACGCCGGCCTGGGCCAAGGCGATGGCGGCGGCGACGGTGGCCGGTCTGGTCGCCGTCGGCGGCATGTACGGTTATCGCTACTACCAGCAAAAGCAGGAAGAGCAGGCGCGCGACCGCGCTATCGCCGCGGCACGCGAGAACATGTTGCGCGAACAGTCGGCGGCGTCGCGGCCGTGGACCGGCAAGCCGGTTCCGCTGGCCTTGGTGCGCTCCTGTCACGCACATTTTGGCCATATCACCGCCGGCGGCTGGCTGCTCGACTCCTACAGCTGCACGGCCGACCAGCAGAGCTACGCCTGGTCGCGCGGCAATTCGACGGTGGCCATGCTGCATGAACAGGTGCCGGGAGCGCTGGTAGACCCGAGCGGCGACAAGGCGACTTACGTGAAGGCGCTCAAGACCCAGGCCGGCGTCAACGACGCGCTGGTCGAACAGCGCAGCCTGCTGGAGTCGATTGTGTCGCCGCTGCAGTTGATGGGGTTGTCGGCCAGGATCGCGGAGATCGATCCGCGCAAGGGGCAAGCGACGCCGCAAGCCGGCGCCGGCGGGCAGGCCGGCCAGTGGCGACCGAGCTGGAAATCCTTTTCATTCATGCTGAACGCGCACGGGGTCGAGCCCGAGGCGATCGCATCGATTCTTGCTCGTCCGGGAGTCCGGATCGAGAAGCTGACTTATCGCGGTTCCGAATGGCTATTGGAGGGAACGATCTATGCAAAATAA